A genomic segment from Micromonospora echinaurantiaca encodes:
- a CDS encoding dienelactone hydrolase family protein, translated as MDVRSSEVTIPAEAVELTADLLVPAEPTGVVLFAHGSGSSRHSPRNVAVAHALNERALGTVLVDLLTATEDQLDARTAELRFDIGLLAGRLAAIVDWLATERPFGAAPIGLFGASTGAAAALVAAAARPDLVRAVVSRGGRPDLAGPALDQVRAPALLLVGGLDEQVIALNEQARAALPGTVELRIVPGATHLFEEPGALEQVADAAAGWFTTHLRHPIPS; from the coding sequence ATGGACGTGCGCAGCAGTGAGGTGACGATCCCGGCGGAGGCGGTGGAACTCACCGCCGACCTGCTGGTGCCGGCGGAACCCACCGGGGTGGTGCTCTTCGCGCACGGCAGCGGCAGTTCCCGGCACAGCCCGCGCAACGTCGCGGTGGCCCACGCGCTCAACGAGCGGGCGCTCGGCACGGTGCTGGTGGACCTGCTCACCGCGACCGAGGACCAACTGGACGCCCGCACCGCGGAGCTGCGCTTCGACATCGGCCTGCTCGCCGGCCGGCTCGCCGCCATCGTCGACTGGCTGGCCACCGAGCGTCCCTTCGGCGCGGCGCCGATCGGTCTCTTCGGCGCGAGCACCGGGGCGGCCGCCGCCCTGGTCGCCGCGGCGGCCCGGCCCGACCTGGTGCGCGCGGTGGTCTCCCGGGGTGGCCGACCGGACCTGGCCGGCCCGGCCCTGGACCAGGTACGCGCGCCGGCGCTGCTGCTGGTCGGTGGCCTGGACGAGCAGGTGATCGCGCTGAACGAGCAGGCCCGCGCCGCGCTGCCGGGCACCGTCGAGCTGAGGATCGTTCCCGGCGCCACCCACCTGTTCGAGGAGCCCGGCGCGCTGGAGCAGGTGGCCGACGCCGCGGCCGGATGGTTCACCACCCACCTGCGCCATCCGATCCCCTCCTGA